Proteins from a single region of Stappia sp. ES.058:
- a CDS encoding LysR family transcriptional regulator: MATLNYNHLRYFWAVAHEGNLTRTAERLNVSQSALSTQIQKLEAQVGHALFARRGKQLHLTEAGRIALDHADAIFASGSELMATLAGSGAPARQVIRVGALSTLSRNFQVAFLRPLLSRQDVEVVLRSASLGELIAALEALRLDVILINQPPARDAATPWITHRLAEQPVSLVGTPQRTEPHGGDLTRLIAANPVILPPLESSVRTGFDALADRLGLRPRIAAEVDDMAMMRLLAREDMGLAVVPPIVVEGELADGRLIEATRLPALGETFYAVTQARRFPNPLVAELLRDVEGNTIDTPRENAAPDDPA, encoded by the coding sequence ATGGCGACCCTGAACTACAATCACCTGCGCTACTTCTGGGCGGTGGCGCATGAGGGCAACCTCACGCGCACGGCCGAGCGGCTGAACGTCTCGCAATCGGCGCTGTCGACGCAGATCCAGAAGCTGGAAGCGCAGGTCGGACATGCGCTCTTCGCCCGGCGCGGCAAGCAATTGCATCTGACCGAGGCGGGCCGAATCGCGCTCGATCATGCGGATGCGATCTTCGCCTCAGGCTCGGAACTGATGGCAACCCTGGCCGGAAGCGGTGCACCGGCGCGCCAGGTCATACGCGTGGGCGCTCTGTCGACGCTCTCGCGCAACTTTCAGGTCGCTTTCCTGCGCCCACTGCTGTCGCGCCAAGACGTGGAGGTGGTGCTGCGCTCCGCCAGCCTTGGCGAGTTGATTGCCGCACTCGAAGCCTTGAGGCTCGACGTCATCCTGATCAACCAGCCCCCGGCCCGCGATGCCGCCACCCCCTGGATCACGCATCGTCTGGCCGAACAACCGGTGAGCCTTGTCGGAACGCCGCAACGCACCGAACCGCATGGCGGCGACCTGACCCGGCTGATTGCGGCCAACCCGGTGATCCTGCCGCCGCTGGAAAGCAGCGTGCGCACCGGATTCGACGCGCTTGCGGACCGGCTCGGCCTGCGCCCGAGGATCGCGGCGGAGGTCGACGACATGGCGATGATGCGCCTTCTGGCGCGCGAGGACATGGGGCTTGCCGTTGTGCCGCCCATCGTCGTCGAGGGCGAACTGGCCGACGGCCGGCTGATCGAGGCCACGCGCCTGCCCGCGCTCGGTGAGACCTTCTATGCGGTGACGCAGGCGCGCCGCTTTCCCAATCCGCTGGTTGCGGAACTGCTTCGCGACGTGGAGGGAAACACCATCGACACACCGCGCGAAAACGCCGCCCCCGACGATCCGGCATGA
- a CDS encoding winged helix-turn-helix domain-containing protein, whose protein sequence is MTQDPSPPRVRLRLVFGPDFALGPGKADLLEGIVETGSIAAAGRRMDMSYKRAWTLVESLNAAFAAPLVARSRGGAKGGGASLTKMGERVLTHYRSAERVAAEAASVDVGRLSDLVRAGRDRQGN, encoded by the coding sequence ATGACACAGGATCCTTCTCCCCCCCGTGTGCGGCTTCGCCTCGTCTTCGGCCCGGACTTCGCGCTGGGGCCCGGCAAGGCCGATCTTCTGGAAGGCATCGTGGAAACCGGCTCGATCGCGGCGGCCGGCCGGCGCATGGACATGAGCTACAAGCGCGCCTGGACGCTGGTGGAAAGCCTCAACGCCGCCTTTGCCGCGCCGCTGGTGGCGCGCAGTCGCGGCGGCGCGAAAGGCGGCGGGGCATCGCTGACGAAGATGGGCGAGCGGGTTCTGACCCATTATCGCTCCGCCGAACGCGTTGCCGCCGAGGCCGCATCCGTCGACGTTGGACGGTTGAGCGATCTGGTCCGCGCCGGGCGGGACAGGCAAGGCAATTGA